The Pyricularia oryzae 70-15 chromosome 5, whole genome shotgun sequence genome includes a region encoding these proteins:
- a CDS encoding ADP-ribosylation factor-binding protein GGA1: protein MEAASARYAARDRWGEPGSTSSANSQLLRFIQAACSPENYEPNLALNLEISDLINSKKGTAPREAAMAIVGYINHRNANVALLALHLLDICVKNCGYPFHLQISTKEFLNELVRRFPERPPIRASRVQTKILEAIEEWRSTICETSRYKDDLGFIRDMHRLLSYKGYTFPEVRRDDAAVLNPSDNLKSAEEMEEEEREAQSAKLQELIRRGTPEDLQEANRLMKVMAGYDTRTKVDYRAKAAEEVGKIQAKARLLEERLEAFKPGDTMQDGDVFEELASALSSAQPKIQKMCEEESDDHEAVAKLLEINDSIHRTVERYKLLKKGDVEGAKKLSSGAPPSAAAGASSSSARNELSLIDFDGDSGTNGAGSSQSAPGPSGGIENDLLGLSIGESESLGGQSGGIQLGFGANTNIPGPALLSSITENSSAKGPLQTTIAPPAPSGSPFSGFTSPPPISSKSSTPQPPNYQSSLFAPPPKSTTDPFAALASPSAFSSKPSTPAHVTQAFQPPAPAATAADADDDEWAFSSALPPEAAPQLPQEQKAVLADQGLKIELIAKRPTPGANSVRLHFAFSNNTAQPLSELHFQSAVPKGYESQLQPQTGRDLSPKQSRGVTQVLEVWHAGDRNKKVDVFKLRWRVAYKVSGEVKNEMGEVSEIKVA, encoded by the exons ATGGAGGCGGCATCCGCCCGATACGCGGCGCGGGACCGGTGGGGGGAGCCAGGCAGCACGAGCTCGGCCAACTCGCAGCTGCTCCGCTTCATCCAGGCCGCGTGCAGCCCGGAGAACTACGAACCGAATCTGGCCCTAAACCTCGAGATCTCGGACCTGATCAACTCGAAGAAGGGCACCGCCCCACGCGAGGCCGCCATGGCCATCGTTGGCTATATCAATCaccgcaacgccaacgtcgcccTGCTGGCCCTGCACTTGCTCGACATCTGCGTCAAGAACTGCGGCTACCCCTTCCACCTGCAGATCAGCACCAAGGAGTTCCTCAACGAGCTGGTCCGCCGCTTCCCCGAGCGCCCGCCCATCCGTGCCTCGCGTGTCCAAACAAAGATCCTCGAGGCCATCGAGGAGTGGAGGAGCACCATCTGCGAGACGAGCAGGTACAAGGACGACCTGGGCTTCATCAGGGATATGCACAGGCTGCTGAGCTACAAGGGCTACACTTTTCCCGAGGTTAGGAGGGATGATGCTGCAGTGCTGAATCCTAGCGAT AATTTGAAATCTGCCGAAGAaatggaggaagaggagcgcGAGGCGCAATCGGCAAAACTACAGGAGCTTATCCGGCGAGGAACCCCAGAGGACTTGCAGGAAGCCAACCGTCTGATGAAGGTCATGGCTGGCTATGACACGCGCACCAAGGTCGACTACCGCGCcaaggcggccgaggaggttgGCAAAATCCAGGCAAAGGCAAGGCTACTGGAGGAAAGGCTGGAGGCGTTCAAGCCTGGGGATACGATGCAGGACGGCGATGTATTTGAGGAGCTAGCTTCGGCACTCTCGAGCGCGCAGCCAAAGATCCAGAAAATGTGCGAAGAGGAATCGGATGACCATGAAGCCGTGGCCAAGCTGTTGGAAATCAACGACAGCATACATCGGACGGTAGAGAGGTACAAGCTTCTCAAGAAGGGCGATGTCGAGGGCGCCAAAAAGCTGTCGAGCGGCGCGCCTCCTTCGGCCGCTGCCGGGGCGTCGTCCTCTTCGGCCAGGAATGAGCTGTCGCTTATCGACTTTGACGGCGACTCCGGCACAAATGGTGCAGGATCTTCGCAGTCGGCCCCCGGCCCCTCCGGTGGTATTGAAAACGATCTCCTCGGCCTCTCGATTGGAGAAAGCGAGAGCTTGGGTGGCCAGAGTGGTGGGATACAATTGGGTTTCGGAGCCAACACAA ACATCCCTGGCCCGGCTTTACTGTCGTCCATAACTGAAAACAGCAGCGCCAAAGGCCCCTTACAAACGACGATCGCTCCTCCGGCTCCATCCGGCTCGCCATTCTCGGGATTTacttcaccaccaccaatctCATCCAAATCCTCAACGCCTCAACCTCCGAACTACCAGTCATCTCTATTTGCACCGCCACCCAAGAGCACAACCGACCCGTTTGCCGCCCTGGCTTCTCCTTCGGCCTTTTCCTCTAAACCATCAACGCCAGCCCATGTCACACAGGCCTTCcagccgccagcaccagcagccacTGCCGCAgacgccgacgacgacgagtggGCTTTCTCATCTGCTTTGCCGCCGGAAGCGGCCCCGCAGCTGCCTCAGGAGCAGAAGGCTGTGCTCGCTGACCAGGGGCTCAAGATTGAGCTGATTGCCAAGAGGCCTACCCCGGGTGCCAACTCGGTCAGGTTACATTTTGCGTTTTCGAACAACACAGCACAACCATTGTCCGAGCTGCATTTCCAGTCTGCTGTTCCCAAG GGATACGAATCACAATTACAACCTCAAACTGGCAGGGATCTGTCACCCAAGCAAAGCCGTGGTGTCACGCAGGTTCTCGAAGTGTGGCACGCCGGTGATAGAAATAAAAAGGTTGATGTTTTCAAGCTCAGGTGGCGTGTGGCATATAAAGTCTCTGGAGAGGTCAAGAACGAGATGGGCGAGGTTTCGGAGATCAAGGTGGCATGA